The nucleotide sequence GCGCTCTTGAGCGTGACGTAGCCGTCGACGACTTCCTTGATGTCCGTTCGCTGGCGGACCTCGTCAATGTCTTCGCGTTTAATCAGCCCAGCCACGAAGCAATCCTAAATCCGGTGCGCAGGGCCGGGCGCCCCGCCGTCGGCCGTATGTGGACCGGTGAGTCCAACATCACCACAGGGACGGCAGGCTGCCCACGAGCCGTTCGTACATAGCCAGCGCAGAGCCGTCCGTCAGCGAAGCCACCTGGTCGATGACCACCCGCAGCCGGGCGGCGTCGTCGGCTGCTTCGCGCCAGTCGGCGGCGAACATGGGTTCGAGATGGCGGTCTCCGGTGGCGTTCAGCGCGGTCACCAGGGCGTGGAGCACCTCGCGCTGGCGTTCGTAGATGGGCTGCCGGTGGTCCGTGGTCATCACGAAGGTGGTGGCCAGGCCCTTCATCACCGCGATCTCCAGGACGGTTTCATCCGGGACCATGAGTTCGGCGTTGTAGCGGGTGAGGTTCGCCGGGCCGTATACGGCGCGGGTGGTTTCCAGCGCGCTCTGGCAGAACCGGCCAATGAGCTGGCTGGTCATGTCCTTCAGCGCCGCCATGGACTTGCGGCTGCCGTCCGCCTCGCGCACCCAGACTTCGGTGGCTTCCAGCCGGGCGAGGGCGGCGTCGATGGCCGCGGGCTCGTTGTGCGGCAGGTACCACTGCTTGGCGTAGCCCACCACGCGGGCCCGGTGGTCCGGGTTGTCCATCCACCGCAGCTGGAAGTGGCCGGCCACGATGGCGTCCTCGACGTCGTGCACGGAGTACGAGATGTCGTCCGCGAGGTCCATGACCTGGGCCTCAAGGCAGGACCGCCGCTCGGGGGCACCTTCCCGGATCCAGTTGAAGATGGGCAGGTCATCCTCGTAGGCGCCGAACTTGCTGGTCCGCTGGCCGTGGATCACGGGGGCGTCCAGAGCGGACCACGGGTATTTCGACGCCGCGTCCAGGCTTGCCCGGGTGAGGTTCAGTCCCGCCGGCCTTCCCTCCGGGTCAATGACCTTAGGCTCCAGGCGGGTGAGCAGCCGGAGCGTCTGGGCGTTGCCTTCGAATCCGCCGATGGCGTGGGCCATCTCGTTGAGGGCCGATTCGCCGTTGTGCCCGAACGGCGGGTGGCCGAGGTCATGGCTGAGGCAGGCGGTGTCCACCACGTCAGGGTCGCAGCCGAGGGCGCGGCCCAGTTCCCGGCCGACCTGTGCCACCTCGAGGCTGTGGGTGAGCCGGGTGCGGACAAAGTCGTCGGTGTCCGGAGCGACCACCTGCGTCTTGGCACCGAGCCGGCGCAGGGCCGAGGAGTGCAGGACGCGGGCGCGGTCCCGCTCGAAGTCGGAGCGGTACGTGCTTTTGGGCGGCTCTTCCACCCAGCGGGCGGAATCGTTTGCCTCGTAGCCTGGCAGGGCCTGGGGCACGGCGCGGGCCTCCGCCAGCCGGCTTTCAGCCACCGGACACATCCAGTTCCGCCGCGGCGATGTCGCGCGACTGGTCCTCGTTCAGCTGGCGGCTCTGCAGCCAGTCCTTCGGCAGTGCCGGTTTCTTGGGTGAACCGGCGCGCCCGCGAGGCCCTTCGGAGTCGACGCCGGGATACGGCAGGTCCATGTCCAGCTGGTCCAGCAGTTCGCGCAGCACCTCAAGGGTGGGCACGGTGGCCAGCTTGGCCCGCAGCTCCCCGCCCACGACGTAGCCCTTGAAATACCAGGCCATGTGCTTGCGGATCTCGCGCAGCGCCTTGTACTCGTCGTTGCCGAACGTTTCGACCATGAGCTCGGCGTGCCGGTAGACGGCCTCGGCCACTTCGCGCAGGCCTGGCCGGTACCGCTTGTCGCTGCCTTCGAAGGCTGCCTGCAGGTCGCCGAACAGCCAGGGCCGGCCCTGGCAGCCGCGGCCCACCACGACGCCGTCGATGCCGGTTTCGCGGACCATGCGGACGGCGTCCTCGGCGGACCAGATGTCGCCGTTGCCCAGCACCGGGATGTCCGGGAGCGCCTCCCGCAGGCGGGCGATGGCGGACCAGTCCGCCTGGCCGGAGTAGAACTGTGCCGCCGTGCGGCCGTGAAGGGCGACGGCGGCAACACCGGAATCGCGGGCGATCCGGCCGGCGTCGAGGTACGTCAGGTGGTCATCGTCGATGCCCTTGCGCATCTTGATGGTCAGCGGGATGCCGCCCTTGGACGCCTCGCGGACGGCTGTCTGGACGATCGAGGTGAAGAGGTCGATCTTCCAGGGCAGGGCCGAACCGCCTCCGCGGCGGGTGACCTTCGGCACGGGGCAGCCAAAGTTGAGGTCGATGTGATCGGCACGGTCTTCCTCGACGAGCATCCGCACGGCGGCACCCACAGTGCCGGGGTCCACGCCGTAGAGCTGGACGGAGCGGACTTTCTCGTCGTCGTCGTGGGAGATGATGCGCAGCGATTCCGGGGTGCGCTCCACCAGCGCACGGGAGGTGACCATCTCCGCCACGTACAGGCCGCCGCCGTATTCACGGCAGAGCCTGCGGAAGGCGGTGTTGGTGATTCCGGCCATGGGTGCGAGCACCACCGGGGTGTCCACGGTGATGGGGCCGAGTTTCAGTGGCGGAAGTTCCAGCCTGGGGGTGGGAGGCGTTGCTACAACAGTCACCCGTCCATTGTCTCAAAGCCGGGCAAATCGGGCAGAATCCCGACGGCGGCCCGCTCAGTCCCGCTCCGCGGCACGCCTTCCGCGCCTGGTAGCCGGCGGCGGGTCGGCGTCGTCGTTCTCCCCGCTGGCAACCGCCGCGGCGGCCGCGAGCGAGCCTGTGTCGTCGACGTCGTCGGCCGTGATGACGGCCGGCGCCGCCGGCACATGACCAGCGCCATCGGCCGAGCGGATTCCGGTGGCCTTGACCACCAGCACCGCGATCAGCGTGGTGACCGGAATCGCCAGGACCAGGCCGATGGAACCGACCAGCGTGCGGATGACTTCCTCGGACAGTTCGGCGCTGGTCAGCGCCTCCCCCAGCGGCCGGTCATAGAGCATCACGATGATGAGGATGGGCAGGGCCGCGCCGGCGTAGGCGAAGGCGATGGTGTAGACAGTGGAGGCAATGTGGTCCCGCCCGATCCGCATCGCCGAGGAAAACAGCTTGCGGGCGCTCGTGTTGGGCGCGAGTTCGTACAGTTCCCACACAGCGGAGGACTGGGTGATGGTCACGTCGTTCAGCACGCCGAGCCCCGAGATGATGAGGCCGCAGAGGACGATGCCGGAGATGGAGATCTTGTCCGAGATGTTCACCAGGGTTGCGGCGTCGTGGCTTCCCACACCGGCGAGGTTGGCCGCGCCCGTCGCCCAGGCGGCCAGCAGCGCGGTGATTCCGAGCCCGAAAATGGTACCCAGCAGCGCCGTCGAGGTCCGCGCCGAGAAGCCGTGCGCGAAATACAGCACCCCGATCATGATCACCGTTGACCCGACGAGCGCCAGCAGGAGGGGCGGCTTGCCCTCGACCAGGCCCGGGAGCATGAAGCTGACCAGCACGAAGTAGGCCCCGACGAGGCCGATCAGGGCGCGCAGCCCGCGCCAGCGCGCCACGGCCACCACCACGACGGCGTAGAGGATGGCCAGAAGGACGATCGGCATGGTGCGGACAAAGTCCACAAAGATGTACGACGGCGAGCCCTGCGCCGCGGGGGCATCGGCACCAGTCGCGGCCGCCTGGGCATTGGTCAGGTTCAGGTAGCGGATGCTGTCGCCCACCTCCACGCCGTGCGACCTGGCGACGTCCGGGTTGATCACCACCTTGACCGGGTTGCCGCCCTTGTCCGGCTCGGTGAAGGCGAAGGTGCACTGCGAGGCTCCGCTGTCCGATGTTCCCGGCGTGGTGCTGTTCTCTCCAGCTGCGTTCTCTCCGGCTGCGCCGGGGGTGCAGCTCTCCACGACAACGCGCTGGATCCGCCCGGCGTCGAAGGTGACGCCCGGGGCAGCGGCATACGGGTTGGCCAGGGTCAGGCCATCCTTATTCCC is from Arthrobacter sp. QXT-31 and encodes:
- the dusB gene encoding tRNA dihydrouridine synthase DusB — translated: MTVVATPPTPRLELPPLKLGPITVDTPVVLAPMAGITNTAFRRLCREYGGGLYVAEMVTSRALVERTPESLRIISHDDDEKVRSVQLYGVDPGTVGAAVRMLVEEDRADHIDLNFGCPVPKVTRRGGGSALPWKIDLFTSIVQTAVREASKGGIPLTIKMRKGIDDDHLTYLDAGRIARDSGVAAVALHGRTAAQFYSGQADWSAIARLREALPDIPVLGNGDIWSAEDAVRMVRETGIDGVVVGRGCQGRPWLFGDLQAAFEGSDKRYRPGLREVAEAVYRHAELMVETFGNDEYKALREIRKHMAWYFKGYVVGGELRAKLATVPTLEVLRELLDQLDMDLPYPGVDSEGPRGRAGSPKKPALPKDWLQSRQLNEDQSRDIAAAELDVSGG
- a CDS encoding deoxyguanosinetriphosphate triphosphohydrolase, giving the protein MCPVAESRLAEARAVPQALPGYEANDSARWVEEPPKSTYRSDFERDRARVLHSSALRRLGAKTQVVAPDTDDFVRTRLTHSLEVAQVGRELGRALGCDPDVVDTACLSHDLGHPPFGHNGESALNEMAHAIGGFEGNAQTLRLLTRLEPKVIDPEGRPAGLNLTRASLDAASKYPWSALDAPVIHGQRTSKFGAYEDDLPIFNWIREGAPERRSCLEAQVMDLADDISYSVHDVEDAIVAGHFQLRWMDNPDHRARVVGYAKQWYLPHNEPAAIDAALARLEATEVWVREADGSRKSMAALKDMTSQLIGRFCQSALETTRAVYGPANLTRYNAELMVPDETVLEIAVMKGLATTFVMTTDHRQPIYERQREVLHALVTALNATGDRHLEPMFAADWREAADDAARLRVVIDQVASLTDGSALAMYERLVGSLPSLW
- a CDS encoding YibE/F family protein, with protein sequence MGAGHSHGHTGHAEPTAQAVAARRKANRILAAVLVPLTLLTLAAMASLWPSGNKDGLTLANPYAAAPGVTFDAGRIQRVVVESCTPGAAGENAAGENSTTPGTSDSGASQCTFAFTEPDKGGNPVKVVINPDVARSHGVEVGDSIRYLNLTNAQAAATGADAPAAQGSPSYIFVDFVRTMPIVLLAILYAVVVVAVARWRGLRALIGLVGAYFVLVSFMLPGLVEGKPPLLLALVGSTVIMIGVLYFAHGFSARTSTALLGTIFGLGITALLAAWATGAANLAGVGSHDAATLVNISDKISISGIVLCGLIISGLGVLNDVTITQSSAVWELYELAPNTSARKLFSSAMRIGRDHIASTVYTIAFAYAGAALPILIIVMLYDRPLGEALTSAELSEEVIRTLVGSIGLVLAIPVTTLIAVLVVKATGIRSADGAGHVPAAPAVITADDVDDTGSLAAAAAVASGENDDADPPPATRRGRRAAERD